The region TCGATCAAGAATCAGGGGTGAATTTTTATCTCAAGAAAAGGCAGACCAAAAATTATTCGAAAAGTTTATTGATACTAAAGAAGTGTTGGCATATGTATCACAATGGGAAATCACTGCCATGAAAGACACCTTTCAAACAACCCGAGTAGATTTTGAATTTAAAAATGAACCCATCGCAACAAATTCCATAAGTAGCTTCAAGAAGGTCATATCACTTACGACCGAAAAAGATTTTAACGACACAAATTTACTTAAATCAATAACGAACACTTTTACTCTCAGCAACTAAAATTCAACCTAAATCTACAAAAATCCCCTTACGGGGATTTTTTGGTTAGAATTTAGAATTTATTTAGCGGCAACTTTCTTGATCGCGGCCATTAATCGAGACTTCTTACGAGCGGCAGTATTTTTCTTGATTACTCCTCGCTTAGCGGCCTTATCAATTGCTTGATAAGCCTTAGCTAAAGCTTCTTTTGTGTTAGAGACATCTTTAGCTACAATCATTTTTTTAATAACCTTAGTGGTGTCTTTCATGATCGCCTTACGACGAACATTAAAAGCCGCTTTGCGAGCGGAACCACGTAAGGCTTTCTTAGCTGATGTAGTAATAGGCATGGGAGCAATAATAACCCATTTTCTTTAAATTGCAAGGTTGTTGGTGTATTATTGGGCCATGATTGGCACCCTACGAGGCACTGTAACCCAAACTACCGACCGAGCGGTTATCTTGGACGTCAACGGGGTTGGTTACCTAGTCTTTGCCTCCACCGAGACGTTGGGGCGGCTAAAAGAAGGCAGCTCGGCCGCTTTATGGACATACTTGGCTGTTCGTGAAAACGCCTTAGACTTATTTGGTTTTCTAGATAGGAATGAAAAAGACTTCTTTGAACTCCTTCTATCTGTGCCTGGGATTGGTCCAAGGAGTGCTCTAGCTATTCTCTCTCTAGCTCCGCCAGAAGTCCTGCGCAAGGCGATCCTCTCCAACAATACCGACTACTTAACCAAGGTCTCGGGTATCGGTCGTAAAAGTGCTGAGAAAATTGTGATTGAACTAAAGGACAAGATCGGTAAATTAGCCGAACACGAGCATGACGGCCTAGTTCAAGCCAGTGATGTAATAGATGCCCTCAAAGCTCTTGGCTATCCTCAAAAAGATGTTCGTGAAGCGGTTCAAAAATTACCACCTGATATGACTGACACTAGCGAACAAATCAAAGAGGCGCTTAAAATTTTAAGCCGCCAATAATTATGTACAAACTCACCCCCCTCCTTGATCTGACTGACTATGATGATAGATTGAAAAAGTTGGAAGCTCACTTTACTCAGAGTGAAACTTATCGACTGTGGCAGGAAAAAGCTGGCCGCGATGTTCGAGTTTTTGTATTAGAAAAAGAATCAGAAAATACTTTCACGCCAATTTTTGTTTTCTTAGCGCTTATTCACACTATTTCCTTTGGAAAAAAAATATTAGACATCCCCCATGGACCAGTAGCTCTCTCTAACCCCTCTGAAGAAGATAATAAAAACCTAATCAAAAAAATAAAAGAGTTTATTAAACAAGAAAAAATTGTCTTTGCTCGGATCAACTCTAAAAATAATCCTGGCTCTAATTTAAAACCAGTAGCCCAATTTCACTATCAAGCCGGCATTTTTCAACCTCGTTTTGAATGGTTAGTTGATACAACTCAAGACTTGGATACCTTAATGGCAAAAATGAAAAAAGGAACACGTTACTCTATTCGCTTGGCCGAACAAAAAGAAGTCAAAGTTGAAATCATAACCGATAACTTAGACCGGTATCTTGATGAATTTTATAATCTAACCATCCAAACCGGAAAAAGAAATGGTTTTCGATCTCACTCAAAGGAATATTATGAGAAAATCTTTAAAACTATTTATAATACTGATTCATTGTTTTTAACTGTTGCTTCTTATAAAAACAAAATTCTAGCTATGAATGTTATCTTTTGTTTTGGCAACCAAGCTGTCTACTTGTATTCCGCTTCGTGTGATGAACACAAAGATCTCCAGGCTTCATACTTAGCTCAGTGGACCAGTATTGAAGAAGTAAAAAGACGAGGCATAACTAAATACAGCTTAGGCGGCATCACTCCCGACGAGTTCCCCTCTCAATACCACTCTTGGCGATCAATCACTTCATTTAAAAAAAAGTTTCCCGGACAAGAAATTGATTACGGTTTATGGTTTGATATTCCTAATCAAACTTTGTGGTACTATTTTTATTGTCTTTACCGTTTTATCCAAAAAATTCGCCCCTAAACATCCATGAACACTCTCAAAAAAATCATTATTAAGCATCTCACGCCGAGCTGGACTCTACATACCTACCATTATTTATTGGCTCTGGCCGGTGCTTGTTTGTATCGTTTCCCTTCCCAACAAATGGTTGTCATTGGCATCACTGGCACCAAAGGCAAAACCTCTACTGCTAACTTTATTCATACCACTCTCAATGCCAGCGGCCATAAAACCGGAATCATTAGTACCGCCAATATCAAAATCGGCACCGAAGAATCTCTCAATAAATATCATATGACCATGCCTGGGCGCTTTACCATTCACAAACTAATGCGCCAAATGGTGAACACCGGTTGTACTCACTGTGTCGTAGAAACCACCTCCGAAGGGCTCAAGCAATATCGTCATATTGGTATTGCTTATGATTACGCGATTTTTACCAACCTCACCCCAGAACACCTTACTTCTCATGGTGGTAGTTTTGAAAAATACAAAGAGACCAAAGGTAAACTATTTAAAGCAGTAGCTGATAGAAAAAATAAAATTATATCCGGTAAAACAATTCCTAAAACAATCGTCGCTAACGCTGATAGCGATCACGCTTCTTACTTTTTAAATTTTAAGGTTGATAAAAAGATTACCTACAGCACCCAAAACAAAGGTAATGTAAACGCGAACGAAATCGGAACCACCACCCATGGTATTTCTTTTAAAGCAGACAACCACCAATACACCTCACCTATTTTAGGTACCTTTAATGTTGAAAATATCTTACCAGCTATTATTGTGGCTCAAGAAGAAGGCGGAACACCCGAACAGATTAATGTTGGGTTACATAATTTAAAAAGCATCCCAGGTCGAATGGAAATTATTGATGTTGGCCAAGACTTTACCGTTATTGTCGACTATGCTCACGAAAAAGAAAGTATGACTCGAGTCCTAGATACTGGCCGATCGATTGTTGGTTCTACTCACAAGGTAATCGTTCTGTTAGGGGCCGAGGGTGGTGGACGAGATAAGGCCAAGCGTCCAATCATGGGCGCCCTAGCCGGCCAAAAAGCCGACTTTGTGATTGTGTCTAACGTTGATCCCTATGATGATAATCCTCAAGAAATTTTAGAAGATATATCCAAAGCTTCTACTGAAAATGGTAAAACCTTGAATCAAAACCTTTTTGTTATTGCCGATCGTCGCGCCGGGATTGTCCAAGCTTTATTATTAGCCAACAGTGGTGATATTGTTTTAATCACCGGCAAAGGAGCTGAGCAATCAATGATCATAGGTAACCAGACTATCCCTTGGGATGATCGAAAAATTGTTAAGGAACAACTTGAAAAAATTCTCGCTTCGCGCTAGCGTGAAGCGATGCCTGAACTTCCTGAAGTCGAAACTTTAAAACGAGAGCTAACTAAAGCGGTGGTAGGAAAAACTATTACTTCGGTTGATATTGGTTGGCCTAAAACTATTTCCCCTCTTAAGCCAAAAGCCTTTAATGACCTAGTCTCTGGACAGAAAATTACTTCTATTGAAAGACGGGCTAAAGTTTTAATCATTACCCTCTCTGATCAAAACCATTTGATCGTTCATTTAAAAATGACGGGGCAACTTATTTTCAAACCAAAATCTGGTCAGATGGTTTCTGGAGGCCATCCACAACCAGGCGGTTTAGATAACTTACCCAATAAATTTACCCGAGTTAGTTTAAACTTTACTGATAGTACCGCTTTGTATTTCAATGACATGCGCAAGTTCGGCTGGCTCAGGCACATTAAAAATCATGAAAGAGAAAACATCTTTCTAAAAACCGGGATCGAGCCCCTATCCAAAAAATTTACCTATGAAACCTTTACCTCAATACTGGCCCGCTACCCGAAGCGAAATCTGAAACAGTTTTTACTTGATCAAACCTTGATTGCCGGCCTGGGAAACATTTATGTCGATGAGTCCTGCTTCATGTCGAGAGTCCGCCCCACCCGCCTAGTTGGCACCTTAACTAAAAAAGAGACAGCCGATTTATACCAAAATATTATCGCTGTCCTGAAACTATCCATCAGTAAAAAAGGGACCTCAGCCAAAAATTACGTTCGCAGTGACGGCTCCCAAGGTGGCTTCGTGCCTTATTTATTTGTTTACGGTCGAGCCAAACTCCCTTGTAAAGTTTGTAAGACCCCCATCACTAAAATAAAATTCGCCGGTCGCGGGACTCATTTTTGTGCCAAGTGCCAGAAATAATTAAGAAGACAAAAACTGAAAAACAACTATTCCGGTGGCTACAGAAACATTGAGCGACTCTTTACTCCCCTTCATCGGAATCTCGATAATCTCATCGCACAACTTTAAGATATTTTTGGGAATCCCTTCCGTTTCCTCGCCAAGAATTAACACGCAAGGCCACTGCGGTTTAAATTTTTTATAATTAACACCCCTCTCGTCTTGCTCCAAGGCAATTATTTGAACTCCTTGCTTTTTTAACTTTTTAATTAGACTCGAAAGACTTTTGACACTTTCCCATGGAACAGATTTTTCGGCACCTAAGGCGGATTTGGCAATTCGACTATTAGCTCGATTAAATTTGTCAGTCGGTGCTGGAGTCACCCCCACTAAATACACCTTACTCACCCCAGCTCCATCAGCGGTCCGCAAAATCGCCCCCACATTATAGGTACTGCGGATGTTGTCTAGTATTAAATATATTTCCTTCTTGTTTTTCATGGGTTATCGAGCTAAGCGAGAAATATAATACTAAGGTGAAGGCTTCGCAAGATCGACGGATCGAGACTTGAGGAATTTGTCAGCAGACAAATATCCGTACTCCACCTTAGTATTATATTTTGAGCCCTCATGTTAGAATAACAACATGTTTAACATCTTTCCGCAAACATTAAGTGTCTTCCCCCAATTACTAGACTACGGTTTTTTTGCTCCTTTAATCCTCAGGCTAGCGAGTGGTTTGTGTTTCTTGGCAGTTGCTTACAACGCTACTTTTACCTACAAAACCACCACCAAAGATATTCTCAAACACTTCCCGTGGTTAAAAGGTGAAAATTTCTGGATCGGCTTGTCTGGACTCCTCTCTTCTATTATAGCCATCTTCCTAATCATTGGTCTCTACACCCAAATAATGGCTATTTTAGCCATCTTGGCCGGCATTAAGTTAATGTTCCTAAAAACAGCTTACAAAGCTGATTACGGATTTGATACTTTCGCTTGTATCTTACTCATCGCTATTGGCCTCGCTCTTCTCGTCGCTGGCCCAGGTGCCCTAGCTATTGATCTGCCTTTATAAAACATAGACAAATCGGGTTTTTTCTAGTATTCTTTTTTTGTTATTTGCGCCTGCCCCGCTAGCTCAGTCGGTAGAGCAGCTCCCTTTTAAGGAGATGGTCGGGGGTTCGATTCCCTCGCGGGGCACAAAAACGTGAGTGTAAAAAGACTGGACTACTCCAGTCTTTTTCGCTTTTGTGAACCGGAAACATGTTTTTGTAACAACAAAAACAGTCGAGGTGGGGTCGCGACTTTTCTGAACTGGTGAGGAAAAAGTTGTGACCAAAAGTTATAGCCCCAAAATCACCCTCTCCAACGCCACCTCAAACTCCCTCTTCCCATGCCGAGCATCGGAATATAATTCTGTAAAAGATTTAGACATAGATTTTAGTTCAGCCATGGAAAATTTCAATAACGCTCGTTTAGTTTTTTGTAAAACAAATGGGTGCATTTTGACCGCTTCATCACTCTTAGCCCCAGCCACTAACAGCATATTCTTGACCTGACCCGCAAACCGCCAAAAGATCTCTTCAGCCGGAATTCCTTTATACAGCGCCTCTTGATACAGTACCCACAACTTCTGTTTATTCCTCTCCCCTAGACCATCAGCTAAAGAGAAAATATTAAAGGCGTCAGCTTTAGTGATATCTGTCTTAACATGCTCCAGAACCTTTTCGGCATATTTTTTAAATTTCGTCAGCAAGACTTTGGTCACTTCCCCTTCTAGCATTAAGACAATGTGTGGTGACTCGGCCAAATCTTTGATATGGCTATCGAGAAAATCTTTACCCTCAGGCGATTCAGTGAAACCACGCAAAACGATTAGATATTTAGAATCAAATAGTGAAGAACCAAATACCACTTCTTCTAGCTGGCTAACATCAAAACTATCACCATCCATGCGAAAGACGGCCGCCTCGGGACGCTTGGCCTGCAAAGTAGCTACTAGTTTATAAAAACTAGCTCGACTTTTTACTTCATCATTTCCATAGACAAGATAGAGCATAATTAGAATTTTATTTTCAAACCAACCGGGGCATGATCGGAGCCGTAAACATCTCCATCAATCCAAACTTTTTCAATTTTATCTTTTAACCTCTCACTAACCCAGAAATAATCTATTCTCCAGCCAATGTTCCTGTCTCTCGCTCGTGATTTTTGGTCCCACCAACTATACTCGACTTTCGTCGGATTAATGATCCGAAAAGTATCAACGAAACCAGCTTGTTCAAATTTATCCAACTTGATTCTTTCTTCCGGTAAAAAACCAATACTTTTGGCATTTTCCTTTGGTCGAGCAATATCTATTTCTTTATGAGCCACATTCACATCACCACAAAAGATCACTGGTTTAGTCTTATCAAGTTTTTTAATATAGGTTAAAAATTCATCAAAAAACTTCAATTTGTAAGCCAGGCGATGATCTTCTCCTCCCCCATTAGGAAAATAGATATTTAAAAAATAAAACTCAGGAAATTCTAATTGCACAATTCGTCCCTCCGTTGAAAGATTATTCTTACCAAAATTAGTGGTAAAACTGACCGGTTCGGTTTGACTATAAACCGCCGTACCACTGTACCCTTTCTTTTCTTGAGCGCTATGCCAAAAGGAAAAGTAACCAGTCGGATTACGAAGCTCTTCCGACAATAATCCAATATCTTGAACTTTGGTTTCCTGAAGAGCTACCACATCAGCCTTAGAGGCACCCAACCAGTCCAAAAACCCCTTCTTCTCAGCCGCTCGGATACCATTCACATTCCAAGAGATCAGTGTGTAGTTTTTGGCCATAGAGCCCCATTATAGCGCAAAATCTCTCTCGTTTTCTATAAGACCTAAACTTTAGGCTTTACCTCAATCACCTTCTTAAAATCTTCAAACAAGGTCACTTTTAAATGTTGATTGTAAATAGCCGCCGCTGGGTGGTATAAAGGTAAAATCCTGACTGGACCATAAATAGCTTGGGCTTGAAAAAATTGACCGTGATTTTGACTAATAGGAAGGTCAGCTTCAGCTAAACCAAATTTAGTCATAATATAACTCATCGAAAAACGTCCCAGGGTCACTATTAACTGTGGCTGAATAACCCCAATCTGCTGATCAAGAAACGGTCCATAAACAGCAATTTCCTCAGGCGAAGGATCACGGTTGGCCGGTGGGCGGTCTTTAACAATATTGGTGATGTAAACTTGGGCTCGAGAAATATTAACTGAAGCCAAAAGTTGGTCTAAAAATTTACCGGAAGCACCACAAAAAGGGCGGCCTGTTTTAGCCTCATTCTTACCAGGCGCTTCACCGACAAACATTATCTCGGCCGTATGGCTACCCTCTCCAATCACTGGTAAAGCTTTATTAGTTTGACGATAAGCAAATAAAGGTGAGGAGACTAAATTTAAAACCTCGTCACGAACAGTTCGAAGTTTAACATCTCGATCATCCAACATAAAATAAAATTAATTATCGCGCTCGTTAGCTGGTGGAGATATTTTTTTAATTAACAATTCAAAATACCAAAGGCCTGTAAAAATAAAAATCGTCAGAATCGCTGAAATAAAACCTAAGCCAAAGAAACCGAAGCCGACCGCCATTCCAATCCCAGCCGCAATCCACAAACCGGCCGCTGTGGTCACTCCTCGTAAGTGTTTACCGCCATTAAGAATAATTAGACCGCCTCCTAAAAAGCCAATTCCCATGACGATATTTGAAGCGATACGGGTTGGGTCAACATCAATCAACCCATAATACATACTAGTGACCAGTTGGGCTGTGATAATAAACAGAGCTGAGCCTAAAGAAACCAGGGCGTAAGTACGTACTCCAGCTTTTTTGTGAGCCATCACTCGCTCAATGCCCACCAACCCTCCAAATAACACCGCTGCACCTAAACGCAAAAGAATATCTAAATAAGTAAGAGTAATAATAGTCATAGGTTAATTATACCTTGACCCCTTCCTGCTGTAAAAGCTTTTGTTTATTTAACGAACCCCGATTGTATCCACCAACTTTTCCATCACTACGTACTACTCGATGACACGGAACCTTTGGATCGTGGTTCTTGGTTAAAATATTACCAACCGCCCTAAAAGCTAGTGGCCTACCAGCTAAAGCTGCCACTTCTTTATAGGTTAGAACCTGACCTTTGGGAATTTTTCTAACCACTTCATAGACAGCTTGAGAAAAGGTTTTCATTTTAAAAATATAACACAAAAACACCCGCTTTAAAGCGGGTGTTTTTGCTACAATCGGAAAAACGATTTAAGTTATTCTGTAGTTGTAGTAGATGCTGCATCACCAGTAGTTGTAGTGGTACTAGCATCAGTAGTGAAGCTACCATCTCCTTCAGTTGTGGTAGTTTCAGTGGTAGTAGTAGCTGTTGAATCATCAACCATAACGGCATTCTGGTTTTGCATGTACCATACAACTCCAGCGATGATTATAACAACAACTACAACGATTGCGATTACTGAATTTTTCATTGTGAATGTCAATTATTTGATAATCGACCTTTTGCTAAAACAGCAATAGGATTAGCCAAGGATAGCACTTTGGGGCTTAAAAATCAAGAAGCTTGGCAATGTGGATAAGGTATTGTCTAGTAAAACACCTATTTACTCAGGCTCCCCCAATCTGGCCCAGTGGCAATATTTACCACTAATGGAACCTCGGAAACAAGAGCTTCTTCCATGCCTTTTTTAATCAAAGGGGTTATTTCATTCAGATTATCTACCCTTACTTCATAAATCAATTCATCA is a window of Candidatus Vogelbacteria bacterium DNA encoding:
- the ruvA gene encoding Holliday junction branch migration protein RuvA, producing MIGTLRGTVTQTTDRAVILDVNGVGYLVFASTETLGRLKEGSSAALWTYLAVRENALDLFGFLDRNEKDFFELLLSVPGIGPRSALAILSLAPPEVLRKAILSNNTDYLTKVSGIGRKSAEKIVIELKDKIGKLAEHEHDGLVQASDVIDALKALGYPQKDVREAVQKLPPDMTDTSEQIKEALKILSRQ
- the mutM gene encoding DNA-formamidopyrimidine glycosylase, whose amino-acid sequence is MPELPEVETLKRELTKAVVGKTITSVDIGWPKTISPLKPKAFNDLVSGQKITSIERRAKVLIITLSDQNHLIVHLKMTGQLIFKPKSGQMVSGGHPQPGGLDNLPNKFTRVSLNFTDSTALYFNDMRKFGWLRHIKNHERENIFLKTGIEPLSKKFTYETFTSILARYPKRNLKQFLLDQTLIAGLGNIYVDESCFMSRVRPTRLVGTLTKKETADLYQNIIAVLKLSISKKGTSAKNYVRSDGSQGGFVPYLFVYGRAKLPCKVCKTPITKIKFAGRGTHFCAKCQK
- a CDS encoding TrmH family RNA methyltransferase, coding for MKNKKEIYLILDNIRSTYNVGAILRTADGAGVSKVYLVGVTPAPTDKFNRANSRIAKSALGAEKSVPWESVKSLSSLIKKLKKQGVQIIALEQDERGVNYKKFKPQWPCVLILGEETEGIPKNILKLCDEIIEIPMKGSKESLNVSVATGIVVFQFLSS
- the rpsT gene encoding 30S ribosomal protein S20: MPITTSAKKALRGSARKAAFNVRRKAIMKDTTKVIKKMIVAKDVSNTKEALAKAYQAIDKAAKRGVIKKNTAARKKSRLMAAIKKVAAK
- a CDS encoding MgtC/SapB family protein encodes the protein MTIITLTYLDILLRLGAAVLFGGLVGIERVMAHKKAGVRTYALVSLGSALFIITAQLVTSMYYGLIDVDPTRIASNIVMGIGFLGGGLIILNGGKHLRGVTTAAGLWIAAGIGMAVGFGFFGLGFISAILTIFIFTGLWYFELLIKKISPPANERDN
- a CDS encoding uracil-DNA glycosylase yields the protein MLDDRDVKLRTVRDEVLNLVSSPLFAYRQTNKALPVIGEGSHTAEIMFVGEAPGKNEAKTGRPFCGASGKFLDQLLASVNISRAQVYITNIVKDRPPANRDPSPEEIAVYGPFLDQQIGVIQPQLIVTLGRFSMSYIMTKFGLAEADLPISQNHGQFFQAQAIYGPVRILPLYHPAAAIYNQHLKVTLFEDFKKVIEVKPKV
- the xth gene encoding exodeoxyribonuclease III encodes the protein MAKNYTLISWNVNGIRAAEKKGFLDWLGASKADVVALQETKVQDIGLLSEELRNPTGYFSFWHSAQEKKGYSGTAVYSQTEPVSFTTNFGKNNLSTEGRIVQLEFPEFYFLNIYFPNGGGEDHRLAYKLKFFDEFLTYIKKLDKTKPVIFCGDVNVAHKEIDIARPKENAKSIGFLPEERIKLDKFEQAGFVDTFRIINPTKVEYSWWDQKSRARDRNIGWRIDYFWVSERLKDKIEKVWIDGDVYGSDHAPVGLKIKF
- a CDS encoding UDP-N-acetylmuramoyl-L-alanyl-D-glutamate--2,6-diaminopimelate ligase encodes the protein MNTLKKIIIKHLTPSWTLHTYHYLLALAGACLYRFPSQQMVVIGITGTKGKTSTANFIHTTLNASGHKTGIISTANIKIGTEESLNKYHMTMPGRFTIHKLMRQMVNTGCTHCVVETTSEGLKQYRHIGIAYDYAIFTNLTPEHLTSHGGSFEKYKETKGKLFKAVADRKNKIISGKTIPKTIVANADSDHASYFLNFKVDKKITYSTQNKGNVNANEIGTTTHGISFKADNHQYTSPILGTFNVENILPAIIVAQEEGGTPEQINVGLHNLKSIPGRMEIIDVGQDFTVIVDYAHEKESMTRVLDTGRSIVGSTHKVIVLLGAEGGGRDKAKRPIMGALAGQKADFVIVSNVDPYDDNPQEILEDISKASTENGKTLNQNLFVIADRRAGIVQALLLANSGDIVLITGKGAEQSMIIGNQTIPWDDRKIVKEQLEKILASR
- a CDS encoding peptidoglycan bridge formation glycyltransferase FemA/FemB family protein, coding for MYKLTPLLDLTDYDDRLKKLEAHFTQSETYRLWQEKAGRDVRVFVLEKESENTFTPIFVFLALIHTISFGKKILDIPHGPVALSNPSEEDNKNLIKKIKEFIKQEKIVFARINSKNNPGSNLKPVAQFHYQAGIFQPRFEWLVDTTQDLDTLMAKMKKGTRYSIRLAEQKEVKVEIITDNLDRYLDEFYNLTIQTGKRNGFRSHSKEYYEKIFKTIYNTDSLFLTVASYKNKILAMNVIFCFGNQAVYLYSASCDEHKDLQASYLAQWTSIEEVKRRGITKYSLGGITPDEFPSQYHSWRSITSFKKKFPGQEIDYGLWFDIPNQTLWYYFYCLYRFIQKIRP
- a CDS encoding MGMT family protein → MKTFSQAVYEVVRKIPKGQVLTYKEVAALAGRPLAFRAVGNILTKNHDPKVPCHRVVRSDGKVGGYNRGSLNKQKLLQQEGVKV